In one Lolium rigidum isolate FL_2022 unplaced genomic scaffold, APGP_CSIRO_Lrig_0.1 contig_47030_1, whole genome shotgun sequence genomic region, the following are encoded:
- the LOC124681573 gene encoding uncharacterized protein LOC124681573: MGSLMAGWDSPVLGDDTKARRMRSRSLTKEEVEAFWRQQGKPAPEDGVTSPLASPRPTMEKSPLGSSKQRSMSPVARGHEEIAEGDAAADDAGGSPGKSRDWWTRSNWAFLNEPPGTAHSYTPQFHVAAGGQIATGNV, translated from the exons ATGGGGTCTCTGATGGCCGGCTGGGATTCGCCTGTTCTTGGCGACGACACCAAAG CTCGTAGAATGAGGAGCCGGTCGCTgacgaaggaggaggtggaggcgttcTGGCGGCAGCAGGGGAAGCCGGCGCCGGAGGACGGCGTCACCTCGCCGCTTGCCTCCCCTCGTCCAACCATG GAGAAGAGCCCGCTGGGGAGCTCGAAACAGAGGAGCATGTCTCCTGTTGCTCGTGGGCACGAAGAGATCGCTGAAGGTGACGCGGCCGCCGACGACGCCGGGGGTAGCCCCGGCAAGAGCCGGGACTG GTGGACGAGGAGCAACTGGGCGTTCCTGAACGAGCCGCCGGGCACGGCGCACAGCTACACGCCgcagttccatgtcgccgccggagGCCAGATCGCCACCGGCAACGTCTGA